The genome window CTTCGGCGCGTCGCTCGCGGCATGCGGAGGCGGAGCGGAAGGGTCGAGCCCGGAAATCATGACGGGCACCGGACCGACCGGGGCGACCGCCACATTGGCGTGGGATCCGGTCAATGATCCGAGCGTCCAGGGCTATAACGTGTATTTCGGGACTTCCTCGCGGCAGTATCAGACCTACGCGAACGCCGGCCTGACCACCACCTACACAGTGGCCGATCTCCAACCGGGAACCACGTATTACTTCGCCGTCACCGCCTACAACAGCGCCGGCGAGAGCGGCTATTCGGACGAAGTGAGCGCGACGCCTTGATCGTTCCCCGACAGACGCGATCGGTGTGTCGGCTTTCTACGTCGCCTGTTTCCCTCCCGGATTAGAAACCACCCTTCTCGCGCTTCCCCGCTCCTAGCCCGGGCGGTTGCGTAACCGCGAACGCTTCCAGTAAGGTGCTGGTCATCGGCTCGCAACTCCGATGACCTATGACCCGCCTGATAGTCTTCAGCGATCTGGACGGCAGCCTGCTCGATGCGCAGACCTACTCCTACGAGGCGGCGCATGAGGCCCTGCACACGCTGCGGATCCGGGACATTCCGCTGATTCCGGTATCGAGCAAGACCCGCGCGGAAATCGAGCCGCTCTGCTTTCGGTTGGACGTTCGCCACCCGTTCATTACCGAAAACGGAGGAGGCATTTTCGTTCCCAAGGGATATTTCGACTTTCCGCTCGAAGGGGCGGCGTTGCGCGGCAGCCACCAGGTCATCGAACTGGGTACCCCCTACGCGCAGTTGCGCGCCGCGCTGAAGGAGATCGCGCAGACGGTGGGACATCCCTTGCGGGGATTCGGCGACATGCCGGCGGAAGAAATCGCCGAACGGACCAAGCTTTCCTTGGCCGACGCCGTGCTGGCGAAACAACGGGACTACGATGAGCCGTTTCTCATCGACGGACCAGCGGAGCTGGTGAAAGAAGTCGCGCGTCAGGCTGAAAGCCGGGGCCTTCGCTGCGTCACAGGGGGGCGGTTCCACCATCTCATCGGCGATTCGGACAAAGGCAAGGCCTGTCGCATCCTGATCGACTGCTACCGCCGCAGGAGCGGAGGACACGCCGGAGCGTTGGTCACGATCGGAGTGGGAGACAGCGAGAACGATCTTCCGCTGCTGGCCGCCGTGGACCGGCCCGTTCTGGTCCAGAAACCGGACGGCTCCTATGATCCGGCCGTGACGCTGCCCGATCTCGTCAAGGCTCCGGGCATCGGACCGTCGGGCTGGAACCGGGCGATCCTCGACTGCCTCGGCCGTGCCATCTGACGGCTGATGTCCTGCGGCTCGGTTCCAAACCCCTCTCGCGAACAACCAATGGAGGAGCACGCATGAACGCGATTTCCCTGCAGGACATTACTCCGTGGGTCATGACCGCCGCCGCGGCGGCCGCGCAAGCCGGCCTGCGCATTTTCGTCATCTTCTTGGCCGGGTATGTCTTGACGCGATTTCTCCGCGCCGGTATCCGCCATCTGGAAACGATTCTGATCAAAGCGGGGGAGGCGGCCGAGCCGGCTCCCGGAGCCGCCAGAAAGCGGGTGACGACGCTGACCAGCCTTCTCCATACGATGGCGTTGGCGCTGATCTGGGCCGTCGTGGTCGTCATGTCGTTGGCCCAGATCGGCTTGGACATTACGCCCATTTTGGCCGGCGCCGGCATCCTCGGCTTGGCCGTCGGCTTCGGCGCGCAAAATCTCGTCCGCGACTTGATCAGCGGATTCTTCATGGTGCTGGAAAACCAGGTGCGGGTCGGAGACGTGGCCATCATCAACGGAACCGGAGGATTGGTCGAGGCGATCACCTTCCGCACGATCGTGTTGCGGGATCTCGCGGGAGTGGTCCATGTGTTTCCCAACGGCACGATTACCACCCTGTCGAACATGACCAAGGAATGGTCGGCCTATGTGATTGACGTGGGCGTCGGCTACAAGGAGGATACGGATCGCGTCGTCGAGGTGATGCGCCAAGTGGCGGAAGAAATGCGCCGGGACCCGGTGTTCGGCGAGAAGATCCTCGAGCCGATGGAGATTTTCGGTGTGGACAATTTCGGCGAATCGGAGGTGACGATCAAGGCGCGGATCAAGACCAAACCCATCGAGCAGTGGAACGTGGGACGCGAATATCGACGCCGGTTGAAAAAGGCCTTCGACGCGCAGGGCATCGAGATCCCCTTCCCGCACCGGTCGCTCTACATGGGCGAAGCCAGCGCGCCGTTCAAGGTGCACGTGGTCAATGGTAAGGAAGTGATGGGTGATGGGTGATGCGTTAAACGTGAACCGTTAAACGGACGACCCCAGCTTCACGATGAACGCATAAGGATTAACGAGTCTCAGTTGACGAATGACGGATGACGGTTCCTGTCCGAACAGATCGGGCTAGGCGCGCGAAGTCAGGGAGACCGCGCGGCCCAGCGTCAAGCCTTGAACGAGGATGGAAAACGCGACGACCGCGTACGTGATCGTCAACAGCGCGTCGCGGGTTTCGCCAGGCGGAAGGGACAGGGCCAGTGCGACGGAAATGCCGCCGCGAAGACCGCCCCAGATCATGACCCCCATGCCTTCACGGTCGACCAGCCGCAGCAGGCTGAACAGCCGCATCGGAATGCCGACGCTGACCGCCCGTGCCAGGAGCACGACGGGAATCGCGATGAGCCCGGCCTCGAGGTATTGAGGCCGGAAGCTCAACACCAGCACCTCCAGGCCGATCAGGACGAACAACACGGCGTTGAGGAGTTCATCGACCAGTTCCCAAAACGTGTCCAAGTACTCGAGGGTCGTGTCGGACATGGCGAAGTGCCGGCCGTGATTGCCGATGAACAGGCCCGCCACCACCACCGCGATCGGGCCCGAGGTGTGCAGCGTGTCGGCCAGGGCGTAGCTGCCCATCGCCAGGGCCAGGGTGATCAGCAATTCGACCTGATGCTGGTCCACCGACTTCAGCATGCGATACGCCAGGTATCCTAAGGTGAACCCGATCACGGCTCCGCCCGCCGTCTCTTGCACAAACAAGAGCAGGACATCGGCCGCGGTGGTCCGTCCTGTGGAGGCCATGGTCAGGAGTGCGAGAAACACGACGACGCCGACGCCGTCGTTGAACAGCGACTCGCCCGTGATTTTGACCTCCAGCGATTTGGGCACGCCGGCTTTTTTCAGAATCCCCAGGACCGCGATGGGATCGGTGGGCGAGATCAGCGCGCCGAACAAGAGGCAGGACATGAGCGGGAGATCCAGTCCGATGAGACCGAACAGGTAGAACGTCAGCAGGCCGATGACGAGGGTGGATAAGACCACCCCCAGCGATGACAGCAGGCCGATCGACCATTTCTGCTCCAGGAGGTCGTCGAGGTTCACGTGCAGGGCTCCTGCAAAAAGCAGAAGACTGAGCATGCCGCCCAACAGGGCGACGTTGAAATCCACGCCCCGGATGAAGGATTCCGCTTCCTGCTCGATGACGAAACCCATCTTGCCCAGGATGAGCAGGGCGAGGGACATCAGTAGCGCGATGGCCATCAAACCGATGGTCATCGGCAGTTTGATGAACCGGTGGTTGAGATAGCTGAAGCCCGCCGACAGGCAGACGAGGATCGTGATGGTGTGGATCAGATTCACGGCGCGTCCTCCGCGCCGCTCCGGTCCCGTCCGGACGCGAAGAGCGCCGGGCGGCCGTCTCGGCAGGGCGGCGGGCTCGCTGCGTCGCGCGTCTCAGGCCGGATCATAGAAAGAAGCGCAGCCACAGATAGATCATGCTGATGAGCACGGAACCGACCATGATCGGGAACCCGAACGCCATGAACCGCCAGAAACTGATGGTGTACCCGGCGCGCCTGGCCAGATCGACGATCACGACATTGGCCGTCGCCCCGATCATCGTGCCGTTCCCGCCCAGACAGGCGCCCAGCGCCAAGGCCCACCAAAGCGGCAGGATGTCCGGCTGATGGACCAGCACGGCGTGCTCCGTGATTTCAGGATGCATCGAACGGGCCAGGTCTATGATCAGCGGATTCATCGCCGCGACATACGGAATGTTGTCCACGATGGCGGAGAGCACGGCCGATCCCCACAGCACGGCGAACGTCGTGCCCGCCACGTTGCCCCGCGTGACATGAACCAATTGGTCAGCGAGATAGCGGATCGCGCCGACTTTGACCAAGCCGCCGACCAGAATGAACAGTCCGATAAAGAAGAAAATCGTCTTCCACTCGACTTCGGTCAGATAGTCGAGTTCGCCCGCGCCGGACACCGCCTCGTGACCGTGACCGACCAACATGAACAGGCTCGCGCCCAGCAGGGCCACCGTCGCCGGTTCCAGGTGAACCAGCCCGTGCACGCAGAATCCCAGCGTCGTGAGCCCCAACAGCCATAAGCACTTGATGAGCAGGGGCCGGTCGCGGATGGCGTCCCGTTCGTTCATGGCCAGGACGGCCTGTCGGCGCTCGGGCGAGACCTTCATGGTTCTGCCGCTGATCAGCCACAGCACGGCGATGAACACCGCCATGATGACGAGGACGATCGGCCCGAGCATGACCAGAAACTCCATGTAGCTCAGATCCGCTTTGCTGGCGATCATAATATTGGGTGGATCGCCGACCAGCGTGGCGGTGCCGCCGATGTTGGACGCCAGCGCCTCGGTCACCAGGAAGGAGATGGGATTCACATCCAGGCGCTTCGAAATTTCCAGCGTCACCGGCGCCATCAACAGGACGGTGGTCACGTTGTCCAGGAAGGCGGAGAGCACGGCCGTGATGACGGCGAGCAGCGCCATCATCCGGAACGGCCGGGCCTTCGCCCGTTTCGCCGCCCAGATGGCCAGCCACTCGAACAGTCCCGTTTTCCGCGTGATGTTGATGATCACCATCATCGCGATCAGCAGAAAGATCACGTTGTAGTCGATCCCGTATTCCTGCGAATGGAAGGCCTCTTCCTGGGTGACGACGCCGAAACTGATCATCAGCGCGGCGCCGAACAGCGCCACGATGGTCTTGTGAATCCGTTCGGTGACGATCGCCAGGTACGCGGTGCCGAAAATGATCAACGCCAGCGTCACATCGGACATGAGCGCTCCTTCATTTCACAAGAGGGCCGTCCGTCCAGATCACGCTCGATCGCGCAGAAACGAAGCCGTGAACCGCGGCGATCCCGCGTGCCCGGACGTTCTCATGAGGCGGGCGATACGACGGGGAGCTGTGCGGGGGAACGGAAGGTCCGTCTGCTTCTGTTCGACGCATTATGCAATGAACGACCGGCTTGCGCAATCCGTCGGACGGATGCGGCGGACGGCGCCCCAACGTTCGTTGACTCCGTCGGTTTCCTTCTGTTAGCCTCAGCGGAGTCGACAGTTCCTGCCGCAACGGAATCATGCCGGACATCGTCACAGCCTGAGACGGCCCGAAAGGAGTAGCCATGGCTTCACGTGCGACCGTGACTCCCGAGTTGGTCACGATGCTGCGAAACAAGGCCACCCATCTGAGGATCGACAGCGTACGCGCGACGACGGAGGCCGGCAGCGGCCACCCGACGAGCTGCTGTTCGGCGGCCGATATCGTCGCGACGTTGTTCTTCGCGGTCATGCGATACGACTCCAAAGATCCCCGGCGTTCCGGAAACGACCGGTTCGTCCTGTCGAAGGGCCACGCCGCGCCGCTGCTGTACGCCGCCTGGGCCGAAGCCGGCCTGTTCGACAAGGCCGAATTGCTCAAGCTGCGCACGTTGACCTCCGATCTCGAAGGCCATCCGACTCCACGGCTTCCGTTCGTGGACGTCGCGACCGGCTCGTTGGGCCAGGGTTTATCCGCCGGCGTGGGCATGGCGCTGAACGCCAAGTATCTCGACAAAGCCGACTACCGGACCTACGTCCTCTTGGGCGACGGCGAGTCGGTGGAGGGTGCGGTGTGGGAAGCGGTGGAACTCGCCCGCCACTATGCGCTCGACAACCTCTGTGCCATTGTAGACGTGAACCGCCTCGGCCAGAGCGATCCGACGATGTTGCAGCACGACATGGAAGGGTACCGGTCGCGCTGGGCCGGATTCGGCTGGCACGCCGTCGTCGCGGACGGGCACGATATTCCGGCGTTGCTCGACGCGTTCGACGAAGCCGCGCGGACCAAGGGCAAACCGACGGTCATCCTCGCCCGCACGTTCAAGGGCCGCGGGATCTCCTTCGTCGAGAACAAGCCGGACTGGCACGGCAAGGCGCTCAAGAAGGGCGACGAGGCGAACCGGGCGATCGAAGAGTTGACGCGCCAACTGAAACCGATGGCCGGCGAATTGACGATCGGCCGTTCTTCCCCTCCCCAACCTCGAACCGCGAACCGCGAACCTCGAACCTGGGCGCCTATGCCTCCGCCAGCCTACAGGCCGACCGATCAGGTCGCGACGCGCGAAGCGTTCGGGTCGGCGCTGCTCGCCCTCGGCGAGGTCCACCCCTTGGTCGTGGCGCTGGACGCCGACGTGAAAAACTCCACCTACACGGAAAAGTTCGGCAAGAAGTTTCCGGACCGGTTTTTCGAGCATTTCATCGCCGAGCAAAACATGATCGGCGCCGCCGCCGGCCTCGCCGCCTGCGGCAAGATTCCCTTCGCGGCGACGTTCGCCTGTTTCCTGACCCGCGCCTATGATTTCATCCGCATGGCGGCGATCGGCCAAGCCAATATCAAGCTGGTCGGCACCCATGTCGGGGTGAGCATCGGCGAGGACGGCCCGTCGCAGATGGGCCTCGAAGACATCGCGATGATGGCCGCGCAGCCCGGCGTGGTGGTCCTCTACCCGTCGGACGCCGTGTCCATGCATCGACTGGTCGAAGCCGCGGCGCGGCATCGGGGCATGGTCTACCTCCGCGCCGGCCGGCCCAAGTCGCCTGTCTTGTACGGGAACGACGAAACGTTTCAGATCGGCGGCTCCAAGGTCGTGCGGCAGAGTCCTTCGGATGCGCTGACGATCGTGGCGGCCGGGGTCACCCTCTTCGAAGCCCTGAAGGCGCATGACCAGCTCAAGGCGGCCGGCATTGCGGTGCGGATCATCGACCTCTACAGCGTGGCTCCCATCGATCGCGCCACCTTGCTGGACAGCGCCCGCGCCACACAGGGCCGCGTGCTGACGGTGGAGGACCACTACGAGCACGGCGGGATCGGCGATGCGGTGCTGAACGCGCTCGGCTCGGAAGGCATCAGGGTTCACAAGCTGGCGGTCCGGGAGATTCCCCGCAGCGGGAAGCCCGAGGAGTTGATCGACCATTTCGGGATCGGAGCGCGCTCGATCGTGGAGACAGCCAAGCGGATCGTCAAATAGCGACCGGCGATGACGGCAACGGACCCCCTGCGGCGCATCCCCCTCTTCGACCTGCTCAATGAGCGGGACCGCCGTCGCCTGGCCGGCGAAGTCGTCGAGGCCCGTTATCGGAAGGGCGAATATATTTTCCGCGAGGGCGATCCGGCCGAGTATTTCCACATTCTTAACGAAGGCGCGGTCAAGTGCGTCAAATCCTCCCCGTCGGGAAAGGAGTGCACGCTCAAGGTCCTCATGCCCGGCGACCTGTTCTGCTGCGAGGCCGCGGTGTTCGACGGAGCCCCTCATCCGGGCAGCGCGGAGCCTCTGTGCGACGTCAGCATCCTCCGCGTGAGCAAGAAATCCTATTTCGCGATGCTGCGCCGCAATCCCGACGCGGCGTTGGAAGTGATTAAGTACCTGGGCAAGCGCCTGAACGAGGCGCAGGAAAACGCCAAGATCCTGGCGCTCGACCGCGCCGACCAGCGGCTGGCGTCGCTGCTGGTGAAGCTGGCCGAACGGGTGGGAGTCCGGGAACCGGGCGGACTCCGCCTAGCGGTGCGCCTGACTCGCCAGGATCTGGCGAACATGGTCGGGATCACGGTCGAGACGGCCATCCGCATCATGAGCCGTTTCAAGCGCGCCAAGCTGGTGTCCGGCAGCGCCGAGCACATCGTGATCCGTGATCTGACCGGGTTGAAGCACCTGGCCGCCGATCCTCTCGCCGTCCGCCGCTGACTGACATCCCATCCGGCCCGTCTTGAGAATATGACCTAGATCATAGAATGGGTCGCGAGAACCGTCTATCCTTCCCGCGCGTGGTCTTTTCATCACAGGCTTGCCATCACTCCAGGAGGCATTTCCAATGTTGCTTTCAGATCTGAGGATCGATCGTCGCTTAGGGTATGCGACGGCGTGGCTATTCGCCGTGAGCGTGTGGGCGGCGGGCTTCCCGCTGCACGACGCGTTGGCCAAAACTCACGCAGTCGAGATGACCGCCGTCGAGACCGAGGTGGTTATCGACGGGGGCGGAGAGAAATATAAGGCTTGGACTTTCAACGGTCAGTTCCCCGGTCCGGTGGTGCGCGTCACCGAAGGCGACACCATCAAGTTCACGCTGACGAACCCGGCGACCAACAAGAATCCCCATGCCATGGATTTCCACGCCGCCGAGGTGGACATGTTGAAGAACTATCGGGCGATCAACGCCGGGGAATCCGTCAGCTTCACGTTCGTCGCCAAAAAACCCGGCGTATTTTTCTACCACTGCGGGGCGCCGCCGATGATCCAGCACGTCGCCCGCGGGATGTTCGGCGCGATCATCGTGGATCCGAAAAATCCGAAAGCTTTGCCCAAGGCGGACCGGGAGTACGTGCTCATCCAGTCGGAGCTGTTCAAGAATCCCGACGACGTGCAAAGCATGTTCGACCGGAAATTCGATCACATGATTTTCAACGGCGGGGTCTTCAAGTATCACCCGTTCGTCACCGGCGGGCATGCTCTGGAGGCCAAGCCGGGCGAGCGGGTCCGGATCTATTTCATCAACGCGGGCCCGAACGAGTTCTCGGCCTTCCATCCCATCGGCGAGATCTGGGACAACGTCTATGAGAGCGGCAATCCGGCCAACAAGTTGAGCGGCGTGCAGACCTACGTCGTCGGTCCCGGCAGCGCCGCGACGTTCGACGTGGTCGTCGAATCGGAAGGCGCCTACCCGCTCGTCACTCACTCGTTGACCGGCGCTCTGCGCGGGGCCATTGCCGTGCTCGTCGCCAAGCCGGACGCCAAGCCCGCGCCGCTGATGCCGCACACCCCGTGGAAGGTCGCGATGCCACAGACGGAGATCACCCCGCCGTCCGCACCATAGCCGAGAAGAAAGCGGCATCACTGTGACCGGCGGGGTCGGCCTGTGTGGCCACCCCGCCGGGTTTGTTTCCGGCGGCCGTCAGGGACGCTGACGTCGCCGAGGACGGGCGACGACCGGGAAGCCGGGTGACGCATGCTGAGTAAGGGATGCAGGGCAAACTCCGTGATTCCGGCGGAGAACTGCCGCCGTTGGGTCTTTGTCGCCGTCCTCGCGTTGATCAGTCCGTCCCCAGCCTTAGCCCAGGAAGCCTTCCTTGAAGTCCTCCCGCTCCGGCCGTTCAGCTTCGACGTGGCCTTTCGCCAGCAGACGTTTGCGCCCGATGACCGGGAAATCGGGATTCAGGCCGGTTTTACCGCGTTGCGGTATGGGAATCTCGAGGTGAGAACCATCTATCAATTCTTCAGCATCCACGCGGAGGAGACGAAGACCGACCAGCATGCGCTGTTCGTCAATCCCCGGTGGAACAATTTCATCGATATCCTGGATTTCCCGAAAGGGAAGCCGATCAGCCGGATCATCCGGCACGTGCTGTTCGGACCGTTGGAGGATCGGGCGGTGCCGTATGTCGGGCTGTTGGGAGGAGCGGTGATGCCGGGACCGGGCCATGACACGCCGGGCCATCTCGTGGGCGGACAGGTCGGCGTGCGTTTTCCGGTGGCCGGCGGCTTGGCGGTGGACGTCACCCTGCAGTACGCACAATACGGGGTGGATTTCCGGGGCGAGGCGGGGCAGGCGCAACAATGGGTGTTTTTGACCGGCATTCGGTATTAGCGCTGAACGCGACGGGGTGGGCGTGCGCGCTTGGGCTGGGGTTCATCCTCCAAGGGTGCGGCCTGGTGTTCGACGCGATCCAATATATTCAGCCCGTCGCTACCAACGAGCTCGACGCGATCTGCGCCCGCAAGCGGTTGCAGGTGGGCATGGGGTTCGAACCCCGGCGGCCGTTCGTGTTTCCCGCGATTTTCACGGACGAAGGCCTCCGTGTGACCGGGCTGGATGTAGAGTTGGTGCGGGAAATCTCGGCGGCGCTGACCGCGCGGTGCGGAGGCGAGCCCGTCGTCCCGGTTCTTCATCTGGTTCCCTATCGCGCGCTCTTCGTGCTCTTGCACGAGGGCAAGCTGGATCTGTTCGTGTCCGCCACCACGGCGAACGTGCCCTCTCCGACGAGGGCCGGACTCGCCTACTCGGTGCCGTATTTCACGAACGGCGGTCTCGGTATGATTACCCGTCGGAACGGGGTGGCCGAGCGTGTGCGCGAGATCCTGCAACGTGATCCTCACGCCGTGTACGAGCCGGCGAAGATTCGGACGGCGTTGGTGGGATTGACGGTGGCGGTGCAGGAAGGAACGACCGCCCACCTGTATGCAGAAGCCAATCTCGCCGGGGTCCGCCTGGTCCTGTGCGATTCCCTTCCCGCAGCGTTCGAGTCGCAAGATCCGCCCATCGACGTGATCGTGGGCAAACAGCCGATCCTCCGGTTCACGGTGTCGCGGGTTCGGAAAGATTGGCGGGTCCTCGAAGCGGAAGACGGGAAGCCGATCATCCTGACCAGGGAGGACTATGCCGTGGTGATGGCGGAAGAAAGTTATCGACTGCGGAGGTTTATCAACGATCTCTTGTTCCGATTGGACGCCGGAGGCAGGTTGGCCGACATGCGGCGCCGCTGGTTGGAGGAACCCTATGCCTTTCCACGGCGAGCTGCGGCAGAAGGTCTCCCGTTTGCGGCGGAGAATATGCCGCGCCACTACGATCAAGGGCGGTGCCGGCGCGCGTCGGGCGGCTGACACTGCTCGCCAAGCATGAGAAGGGACAGAGATATGAGGCGACGCCGAAAAAGACGATGGTGGGTTTTCGTAGCGGGACTGCTCGTGATGCTGCCGCCGCAGGGCTCCGCGGTTTCGAGGGAAGAAGCGCAGGAAACGGCTCATTTCCTGGCGAGCCTGCTTGATGCCGGGCGGGTCGTGATCGATCGAAACCAGTCCTTGATCGATGATCCCCACAAGGGGGACAAGGGATTCACGCCGGAGGTGTTCGAAGCGCAGGTCGTGGAAGAATTCAAGGCGCGGACCGGGATCGATCTTGGTCGGCCGGAATCGGCGCCGCTTCCTTCATCGGCGAGGGAGTTGCTGCTCGGGCTGCTCGACGCGAGCAAAGAGGTAGTGGCCGATGCCCAGTTGGTGATCAATCAACGGGGGGTCGGCTACAAGAACTTTATCCCGGCGACCTTCGGCAGTCAGGCGGCGAT of Nitrospirota bacterium contains these proteins:
- a CDS encoding ArsB/NhaD family transporter — protein: MSDVTLALIIFGTAYLAIVTERIHKTIVALFGAALMISFGVVTQEEAFHSQEYGIDYNVIFLLIAMMVIINITRKTGLFEWLAIWAAKRAKARPFRMMALLAVITAVLSAFLDNVTTVLLMAPVTLEISKRLDVNPISFLVTEALASNIGGTATLVGDPPNIMIASKADLSYMEFLVMLGPIVLVIMAVFIAVLWLISGRTMKVSPERRQAVLAMNERDAIRDRPLLIKCLWLLGLTTLGFCVHGLVHLEPATVALLGASLFMLVGHGHEAVSGAGELDYLTEVEWKTIFFFIGLFILVGGLVKVGAIRYLADQLVHVTRGNVAGTTFAVLWGSAVLSAIVDNIPYVAAMNPLIIDLARSMHPEITEHAVLVHQPDILPLWWALALGACLGGNGTMIGATANVVIVDLARRAGYTISFWRFMAFGFPIMVGSVLISMIYLWLRFFL
- a CDS encoding HAD-IIB family hydrolase, translating into MTRLIVFSDLDGSLLDAQTYSYEAAHEALHTLRIRDIPLIPVSSKTRAEIEPLCFRLDVRHPFITENGGGIFVPKGYFDFPLEGAALRGSHQVIELGTPYAQLRAALKEIAQTVGHPLRGFGDMPAEEIAERTKLSLADAVLAKQRDYDEPFLIDGPAELVKEVARQAESRGLRCVTGGRFHHLIGDSDKGKACRILIDCYRRRSGGHAGALVTIGVGDSENDLPLLAAVDRPVLVQKPDGSYDPAVTLPDLVKAPGIGPSGWNRAILDCLGRAI
- a CDS encoding fibronectin type III domain-containing protein — its product is MEGMRERGRLRHTLQPLVMVGALLLFGASLAACGGGAEGSSPEIMTGTGPTGATATLAWDPVNDPSVQGYNVYFGTSSRQYQTYANAGLTTTYTVADLQPGTTYYFAVTAYNSAGESGYSDEVSATP
- a CDS encoding sodium:proton antiporter is translated as MNLIHTITILVCLSAGFSYLNHRFIKLPMTIGLMAIALLMSLALLILGKMGFVIEQEAESFIRGVDFNVALLGGMLSLLLFAGALHVNLDDLLEQKWSIGLLSSLGVVLSTLVIGLLTFYLFGLIGLDLPLMSCLLFGALISPTDPIAVLGILKKAGVPKSLEVKITGESLFNDGVGVVVFLALLTMASTGRTTAADVLLLFVQETAGGAVIGFTLGYLAYRMLKSVDQHQVELLITLALAMGSYALADTLHTSGPIAVVVAGLFIGNHGRHFAMSDTTLEYLDTFWELVDELLNAVLFVLIGLEVLVLSFRPQYLEAGLIAIPVVLLARAVSVGIPMRLFSLLRLVDREGMGVMIWGGLRGGISVALALSLPPGETRDALLTITYAVVAFSILVQGLTLGRAVSLTSRA
- a CDS encoding mechanosensitive ion channel family protein, with the translated sequence MNAISLQDITPWVMTAAAAAAQAGLRIFVIFLAGYVLTRFLRAGIRHLETILIKAGEAAEPAPGAARKRVTTLTSLLHTMALALIWAVVVVMSLAQIGLDITPILAGAGILGLAVGFGAQNLVRDLISGFFMVLENQVRVGDVAIINGTGGLVEAITFRTIVLRDLAGVVHVFPNGTITTLSNMTKEWSAYVIDVGVGYKEDTDRVVEVMRQVAEEMRRDPVFGEKILEPMEIFGVDNFGESEVTIKARIKTKPIEQWNVGREYRRRLKKAFDAQGIEIPFPHRSLYMGEASAPFKVHVVNGKEVMGDG
- a CDS encoding transporter substrate-binding domain-containing protein produces the protein MGVFDRHSVLALNATGWACALGLGFILQGCGLVFDAIQYIQPVATNELDAICARKRLQVGMGFEPRRPFVFPAIFTDEGLRVTGLDVELVREISAALTARCGGEPVVPVLHLVPYRALFVLLHEGKLDLFVSATTANVPSPTRAGLAYSVPYFTNGGLGMITRRNGVAERVREILQRDPHAVYEPAKIRTALVGLTVAVQEGTTAHLYAEANLAGVRLVLCDSLPAAFESQDPPIDVIVGKQPILRFTVSRVRKDWRVLEAEDGKPIILTREDYAVVMAEESYRLRRFINDLLFRLDAGGRLADMRRRWLEEPYAFPRRAAAEGLPFAAENMPRHYDQGRCRRASGG
- a CDS encoding transketolase, whose translation is MASRATVTPELVTMLRNKATHLRIDSVRATTEAGSGHPTSCCSAADIVATLFFAVMRYDSKDPRRSGNDRFVLSKGHAAPLLYAAWAEAGLFDKAELLKLRTLTSDLEGHPTPRLPFVDVATGSLGQGLSAGVGMALNAKYLDKADYRTYVLLGDGESVEGAVWEAVELARHYALDNLCAIVDVNRLGQSDPTMLQHDMEGYRSRWAGFGWHAVVADGHDIPALLDAFDEAARTKGKPTVILARTFKGRGISFVENKPDWHGKALKKGDEANRAIEELTRQLKPMAGELTIGRSSPPQPRTANREPRTWAPMPPPAYRPTDQVATREAFGSALLALGEVHPLVVALDADVKNSTYTEKFGKKFPDRFFEHFIAEQNMIGAAAGLAACGKIPFAATFACFLTRAYDFIRMAAIGQANIKLVGTHVGVSIGEDGPSQMGLEDIAMMAAQPGVVVLYPSDAVSMHRLVEAAARHRGMVYLRAGRPKSPVLYGNDETFQIGGSKVVRQSPSDALTIVAAGVTLFEALKAHDQLKAAGIAVRIIDLYSVAPIDRATLLDSARATQGRVLTVEDHYEHGGIGDAVLNALGSEGIRVHKLAVREIPRSGKPEELIDHFGIGARSIVETAKRIVK
- a CDS encoding DUF3365 domain-containing protein, whose protein sequence is MRRRRKRRWWVFVAGLLVMLPPQGSAVSREEAQETAHFLASLLDAGRVVIDRNQSLIDDPHKGDKGFTPEVFEAQVVEEFKARTGIDLGRPESAPLPSSARELLLGLLDASKEVVADAQLVINQRGVGYKNFIPATFGSQAAIRFSRRSPVRLKQTALHPRNLKNAPDEHETEILRRLADQPAPASPVSELVEGGTALRLIDPIYYEKDCLKCHGEPAGEEDISGYPREGKHEGDLAGAISVTIPFTKQ
- a CDS encoding multicopper oxidase domain-containing protein, with amino-acid sequence MTAVETEVVIDGGGEKYKAWTFNGQFPGPVVRVTEGDTIKFTLTNPATNKNPHAMDFHAAEVDMLKNYRAINAGESVSFTFVAKKPGVFFYHCGAPPMIQHVARGMFGAIIVDPKNPKALPKADREYVLIQSELFKNPDDVQSMFDRKFDHMIFNGGVFKYHPFVTGGHALEAKPGERVRIYFINAGPNEFSAFHPIGEIWDNVYESGNPANKLSGVQTYVVGPGSAATFDVVVESEGAYPLVTHSLTGALRGAIAVLVAKPDAKPAPLMPHTPWKVAMPQTEITPPSAP
- a CDS encoding Crp/Fnr family transcriptional regulator yields the protein MTATDPLRRIPLFDLLNERDRRRLAGEVVEARYRKGEYIFREGDPAEYFHILNEGAVKCVKSSPSGKECTLKVLMPGDLFCCEAAVFDGAPHPGSAEPLCDVSILRVSKKSYFAMLRRNPDAALEVIKYLGKRLNEAQENAKILALDRADQRLASLLVKLAERVGVREPGGLRLAVRLTRQDLANMVGITVETAIRIMSRFKRAKLVSGSAEHIVIRDLTGLKHLAADPLAVRR